The genomic segment GCTCCTAGATAACCGAGAAAAATAAAAAAAACGGCTGCTGTTTTTTGAAGAGAAAAATTCATCGTTCGCCCCATTGTTCTATATTTCATTTCCTCATATAAGCATCTAATAATTCGCCATCGACCGCAAGTTCCTTCGTGATTTCAGGCGAAAAATTTCAGCGAGATTGATATCCATGCGTGATGCATTATGCAAAAGCGCTTGGGTTTGTCCTGTATCAAATAGAATGCGCACGGAATCGATTTCAATAAACAAAGATAAGCTATGCTCCGCAATCAAATCGTCCGGGCGGGCTGTGTTGTTGATTAAGACAGAGACCGTACTTTGTTGAACTTTAACCATTTTAATGTGTACAGAGGTTTTCACCCGTTTGCAAAGAGCCTTCCAAAAATTGTTTTGCGAGCGCTTCAGGAAGTTCCTCCGGCGCGCCGATCACAACCCGGATGGAGTATTGATCAAACAATTGTTTGGCTTTGATGCCCATGCCGCCGCAAATAATGACGTCTGCGCCTTGCTGGTGCAACCACAAGGGCAAGACGCCAGGTTCATGAGGCGGAGGCGTGACGAGCGTCTTGCTCGTTACCTGTCCTGCTGAAGAGTCGACTTCAAGCAGAGCAAAATGTTCACAATGGCCAAAATGGGCTGCGAGTTTTTCGTTGATGACGGGGACGGCGATTTTCATTAGTTGGCTCCTTTTTTTGAGACTTCACTTGATAAAGTTAGTCGTTGTTTTATGGTTCGCCATAGTTCTCGAATGGCGATTGCCGACGGACCATTTGAAAATTCTGTTAATGACATTTGATTGATTTGCGCCTCGACGAAAGAACTGTCATACGGAATTCGCCCAACAACTGGCGTCCCCAGTTCGATTCCGCGCATGGTGATGCTGTGGGTGATATCCCGGTTGATATCATATTTGTTCACACAAATAACGGCTGGAATATCGAAGTGATGAGACAATTCAACCACTCGTTCCATATCATGAAAACCGGATAACGTTGGCTCGGTGACGATAAGAACTAAATCAACGCCTGAAATTGCAGCAATGACGGGACATCCAATCCCGGGCGGGCCGTCGATCAATATCCAATCGCAGCCAAGTGATTGGCCCCATTCAAACGCATGTCTCCGAACCAACGTTGATAGTTTTCCTGAATTCTCTTTCGCGACTTGCAAGGTTGCGTGAGTCATTGGCCCTAAACGTGAGTGAGAGCGAAACCATTCTCCATTTTCTTCTTCCCGAAGTTCGATGGCGCCGACGGGACAATACCGGACGCAGACCCCGCATCCTTCACAGGCCAGTGAATCAACTTGATAGACGGTTCCAGCCATTGTCTCTACGGGCTGCACCGCCTCAAATGCGCAAAGGTCAAAACAAACCCGGCAATCAATGCACTTGTCTTTTGATATATAGGCTTTTTTTCCACAACGAAACGCTCCGCGTTCAATTACTTGTGGATTTAATACGAGGTGCAAATCAGACGCGTCGACGTCGCAATCCGCAACCATCGCATTTTGGGCGAGAGACGCGAGACATGCCGTCAAACTAGTTTTTCCGGCGCCGCCTTTTCCACTGATTATGCTAATTTGCTTCATCATGGGCGGCTCTCGCTTCCGACCAATGAAGACGCAACGCTAAAATATATTTCCACCATTGGTTTTTGCACGCTTGGAACGCTCTTGACAATCAATTCTCCGCGAGAACAGGCCTCAGCGGCGATACGATCATCCGGCACCGAAGCGATAATCGGAATCGCTTCTCTCGCACAGTAATCATGCGCACAAGAATCGCCGATTCCATCCCGGTTAATGACCACGCCAAACGGAACCTCTAATAATCGCAAAAGTTCAACAATTAAATGAAGATCGTGGACGCCGAACGGCGTCGGTTCACAGACAAGAATCACAAAATCACAATCTCGAACCGCTTCAATGGTTGGGCAGGAACAACCCGGCGGGCAATCAACGATGACAAACGAATTATCATCTGCATACGACTTTACCGTTCGGATCACAGGAACAGCAGACGGTTCTCCGATATTTAGTTTCCCCTGAACAAATGCAAAGCCGTCCGCCCATCCCCGCTCAATATCACCAACCGTTCGCTGGCCTTTTGTGATTGCTTTTTCGGGGCATCCACGCCAACAGCCGCCGCATCCATGACAGAGATCAGGAAACACCAAAATGTTCTTGCCCACATAAACAATTGCCTGAAACTGACAGATGTCTGCACACTGACCACATTGAGTACATAGGCTGGGATCATAACTCGGGCAGTTCACATAAACCGGCAATTTTTGATCGAGTATAGGTTTAACAAAGATATGGCAGTTCGGCTCTTCAACGTCGCAGTCAAGCAAGCAAACTGGAGCGGATGAATAACGAGATGCGATATACGCAAGATTGGCGGCGACGGTCGTTTTCCCGACGCCGCCCTTACCGCTAGCGATTGCAACTTTCATGTAGATAAACCGTCACGCAGCATCGGAGATTGACATTTGGGACAGATCAGCGTCTTGCATGGAACGCCGGGCTGATGAGGCGCGGTTTCGCCACAGTTAGGACAAACGCAATTTCCGTCCTGGCTCATAGCGCTTCGCCCTTTGCCCTGGCCGCGTCCCTGCCCCTGACCGCCCTTTCGTCCACCTCCGCCGGAACTTGGTCCTCGACTACCTTGTCCTGATTGGCCTTTTGGCATTTCACTTGGCTCTCTTCCGATTGGGCCTGTTATGGTTCCAATGATGATGGTTCGTTGCTGGGCGGCGCTTCCAATTTCTCAATGCGTTGGTTGATGTTATCCAACAACAATTGAACTTGCTCCGCCTGTTCTTTTAGCGCGGCCAAATCCTGATTGCGGTCGAATGCAGCAACATCTAGAGAGAAGTTTCCCTGTCGGCGTCCTCTTCCAAATGAGTTGGAGGCCCTGCTCCCTCGTCTTCGTCCAACACTGCGACCAACTCGAAATGGAACGCCTCCTCTCCCTGTAGAAACATTGCTTACGGTTCCAGTACACAATCCAAAACCGCGTCCTGTGGCGGGCCCCATTCCAGAGGGGCCGCTTCGATCTTTTCCTGGCATGATGACGACCTCCTTATGCACGGTTGGTTGCAACCGGTGCATCGTAATTTCCGGTGAGAATAAAATCGCCGGTCTTGCATCCGATGTCCCGTGCGATCACGGGACATTTGGCTTGTAAGAGAAAGAAAATCGGCTTTCGAATATGGCTAAGCGTTTCGTAATTGGCCTGGCCTTTTGCAATAATTAAATCGGCGGAAGCAAACCGTTCGCGAAAAATCGGCGAGCAATCATCCAAAATACAGCCAGGCGCATCAGAGCCATTGCCAACAACACGCACCATCTGGGTCAGCCCTGTTTCCAATGCGTCTTCCATGGTTGCGTCATTAATGATTGGCTTGCCTTTCACTACATAGACAACCTTGTCGAGCGGCATTTGCGAAAGCAACAATTGGTCAAAAACGATCTCTCCCGCATTGTCGCCAAGAAATAAAATCGTCTTGGCTTCGTTGATCGCCTGTTTAAACAATTCAATCGCTGCGTTTGAGATATCTGCTGACAAACTCTTTTCAATTGATGCATGGACCGATTCATCTTCAACCGTTGCCGCAGCGCCAAAATCGATAATGTTTCCAGCGATCGCCAAGCGGACGGCGCACTCCAGTGGGTCCGCCGCGTCATCGACGTAGCGCTTCAGCCGGGGCAACAGTCTCAGCGCAAACTGGTTGAAATATTGTTTGCGTTCGTAATACGGATCGCTCTGGGTGGTTAATTCACGAATCAAACGGTGTATGCGCTGCCCCATGATCGGCGGAGGCATCGTCAGGTCCATTTCACTCACTTCTCGTAGCATGTTTCGCAACATCCCTTCGTGAATGCGCTCATCGCTCGATACAAAACGGGCAGTTGCCAGCGCCTGTTTTAAAAAACAAGGGATGCAATCAAAGTACGTTTTCATTTGCTCTGGCTCCAACGCCGTCTTGGTCTTCGGCGCTTTTTTCTTTTAACTTTCCGGCTTTGAATTGTTTGAGGGCCTGTACGACCGATTCCTCTGAAGAGAGATACCCCTTGATGTTCGCCGCCGACAGCGTTGTCAGGGCTTTAGGGCCGATGTTTCCGGCTATCACCACTTTGACTCCATGAGTAGCAAGCATTTTCACTGTCCCAATGCCGGCCCCGTGATCCATTTCATTATTCTCGTCATTTTCAAGCGCGTTAAATTCTTCGCTATCCGAATCGAAAATAATAAAATACGCAGACCGGCCTAAACGTGAATTAACCCGGCTAAAGATATCCATGCCTTGTGAAGCGATTGCAATTTTCATAATGATTCTCCATTGGGATATGCGGCTTACGCTCCGAAACGGGCGTGGTGAATTGAACCGGTAAGAAGTGTGGAGACGGCTCTCCACGATTTGAAGATGGATCACAGCGCTCTTCTAAGCACAGTGGATTAATCAGCCGGGCTGGAATTCCCACTACGATTTCGTCGTTTTGAATAAAACCCATCTCGCGAGACGTTGGACACCCCATCGAAAGACAAATCGTATTTCGCTGATAGGATTTTGATAACACATTGCCGCAGGTGGCCAGGAAAGTGGAAATTTGAACGCTCAACTCGTTTTGAAACATCCGCTGCCAGAGCCGAACCAACTTCATTGCTGTTCTGGGAGAGCAATATGACATGACAACATCGGGTTGCGACACGGCGCCCATTTCAAGCGCATATACACGGTCCAATCGTGGCGTAATTTCAAGAATTGAGCGAACCGAGATCCGCGTCATTCCAGTTTCTTCAGCAATGTGCTCAATCAGCGCGTTCTCGTCGACGTTCGGGTCTCCCAAACTTCGTCTTCCACCCATGCAACTAACTTGAGAAACAGGCAGAATAAATGATTCGTTTTTTGCATTCCAAATGGCTTCGCAAACTCTCAAATTTTTCTGTGTATGCAAGGTTTTTGAATCATCGGATGGATTAATTTTCACGCCAATCCATTCGCCGCCAAATTGTTTTTTGAGTAAATCGAATAATTGTAAATGAGTCTGCGGCATAGTTACCCCTGTTTGTGTAAGCACGGCTTGTTGTCTGTCTCGAATGAACGTTGTTTTGCGCAGCCCGGCATCAAAAATTGTTCTTGCATCAGCTGGTTTGACAGATAGGCTTCGACAACTTCATCAATCAATCCACAAATATGTTCTGTGACTTCGATTTCTCTCAGTTGAAGCATTTTTTCTAATGGTCGAGAAATCGCCCCGCAAATCAGTTGGTCTACTTTAAATTCATCAATTCGCGCGGCCCGATTGATTCCAATACACCCTTCCAGGTCATGTTCTTTTCGCCCATGTTCTTTGCCATCAATCAGCTCAATGACCAGCAAGCGATTGGCGGTATCAAATACAGGAGCGATTCGTGAAAAGAGAACTGGAAGAGCAATCTTCATAACACTCATACAAAGTGCAGGAAACATTCCAAAACACAAAAATTCTCTAAGTCGTTATCAACCGGTGTGTTATGATAGGAATTGGCTTGAGGGGGGAGGAGAGATATCTGCAATTTGCAATGGTAAAGCGAGACGAACTACTGCATTTTGCTAGTGTTGATGTGTTGCCGACCATCTGTTTCAGGGAGTAGAATCCCGAGCGATTTAATCTTTCGAAACAGCGTCGTCGGGTGGATGCCCAGCGCTTTGGCTGCTGCCGTGCGGTTGCCGTGATACTGATTGAGCGTGTTGGTGATGTGAATGGTTTCGAGTTTTTGCAAGGACAAACTCTTTTGATCATTCCATTCATACGCCTTGTTGCTGTCGGTGAGGTACGGAGGCAAATGGGTCGCTTCGATCAAGGGGCCTCTACAAAGAACGAAGGCGTGTTCGATGATGTTTTCTAATTCTCGAATATTGCCCGGGAACGGATACGTCATAAGAGCAGCCATGACTCTATCTGATACATGAGAAATTGCTTTTTCGTGCACCCGGTTAAACGACGAGATGAAGTGTTGAACTAACAAGGGGATGTCTTCACGACGCTCTCGAAGAGGCGGAATTTCAATGCGAATCACATTGACGCGATAAAACAAATCTTCACGGAATTTACCCCGGCGCACTAATTGGTGCAAGTCTTTGTTCGATGCAGCAATGACCCGAACGTCAACCGTCTGTGACTTGGTTGCGCCAAGAGGCTCAAACGTTTTTTCTTGCAAAAAGCGCAAGAGACGGACTTGCATGGCAGGCGAGACATCACCAATTTCATCGAGAAAAATCGTCCCGTGGTCCGCTAGAGCAAACCGCCCGGGCTTATCGCGTTTCGCGTCGGTAAACGCCCCCGCTTTATAACCAAACAATTCTGATTCAAGCAACGTATCCGGCAGGGCGCCGCAATTGATGGCAATAAACGCCTTGTTGTTTCGGGAGGATAAATGATGAATCGCGCGCGCAAATAATTCTTTCCCGGTACCGCTTTCACCTATTAGTACAGACGTTGCATCGCTGGCGGCAACTTGTGGGAGCACATCGAAGATTCGCTTCATGCCGGCGCTGTGTCCGACAATATCTTCAAAGGAGTATTTCTCGTACAACTTCTTCCGCAGTTCTTCTACTTGGCTTAAATCGCGAAACGTCTCCACCCCGCCGACAACAGCGCCCCGGGAATTTTTGAGCAAAGCCGTTGAGATACTGATCGGAATCTGGTTGCCTTTCAGGTCGATAATATAGATTGTTCTATTGATGATGGGGGCGCCTGTTTTAAGGGTATGTTTGAGGGCGCAATGGCTTTCGCAGATACTCGAGCGAAATACCTCACAACAGGGCTTGCCGACAGCGTCTTGGCGTGAAATCCCAATGATTTTTTCTGCTGCGCGGTTGAATGACGTTACATTCCAGTTGCGATCAACGGTAAATACGCCATCAGCGATAGAATCAAGAATGATGTCGGTTGCGCTGTTTTCTGGTTGTTCAAACACTTTTCTCTCGACAAAAATGTTAAGTGCGATTCAGCATTATATAAATGATGCAACGAATCGAAGGCCGATTCTACTGCTACATCCACACATCATTCTGGTAAAACACAAAACGAATCGATATAAGCGATGAAACGCTCCGCTCGACATGAACGGGGCGCTTTCTATTGCACGTCTTTCTCCCAGAAACTGACAGTAAATGACAAACCAAATTTGGCATGGATGCGACTCTGGGAGCGCCTGTGCATGAGGGCCTGAAAGCCCGCACTGAAGCGAGCAGAGTGGCGCCCATGCCTGATACAGCGAAGGATCAAGGATTTACAAAAAAGTGTCAAAAAAACGAAATCCAATTTGTGATAAAGTATCCAAATACCGGAAGAACCATTAAAGTGTATATAGAGAATCAAGACTTAGAAAAGGAAGATGACTTTCGAATAAGTGAATCGTAAGGCGGAGAAATTGATTGACGTTACTGAAAATCATACTGCATCAGGGCTTTTGGCTCGCAAGGCTTCTCAATGGCGTACCCTGGAGGATATTTAGAATGAAAACATTCTGCTGGCTTGTAATTGTTGCGTCTCTGAATTTATTTGGCCTAATAACAATTGCCGATGAATTAGAAATTAAACTATTCGATGGCGAGAAATTCTGGGGCGGATGCGTCACCGATGGCCGTGCGATGCCTTATGGCGAGTCGAAATTTGATCGAGACTTATACGGAGATACTCAAGGCAACCAGGCGCAACCGTTGTTGATATCAAACAAAGGCCGCTATGTTTGGTGCGAAGAGCCTTTTGAATTTGAATTCGATAATAATCGCCTTACAGTGAAATCAATTGCGGGAAAAATCGAGTCGGGCAAGTCTGGCGATACGCTGCGAGACGCATTCCTGCATGTAAGCAAAACATACTTTCCAAGCACAGGCGAATTGCCTGATGAACTGCTCTTCATTAAACCCCAATACAACACCTGGATTGAATTAATTTACGATCAACGCGAAGGCCGAATTCGCAAATACGCAAACGACATCATCGACAATGGATTTCCGGCAGGGGTGTTGATGATCGACGACAATTGGCAGGAAGACTATGGCGTGTGGGATTTTCACCCGGGACGTTTTCAAGACCCAAAAGGGATGATGGAGCATTTGCACGGTCTTGGGTTTAAAGTGATGTTGTGGATTTGTCCGTACTTCAGCCCGGACAGCGAAACATTTCGTTTGCTAAACAGAAAACGCTATTTCCTACTGGATGAACGCACGGGCGCCTACTTATGCCGCTGGTGGAACGGCTATAGCGCCTCGCTTGATCTTACAAACCCGGAAGCGGTGGAGTATTTTCAAAGCCGTCTCAAATATCTGGTCGATGAATATGGCGCCGATGGTTTCAAACTCGATGCGGGTGACGCGAGAGCCTATACCGACCCCAATATCATTGCCAATGAAACGATTAACCCAAACGAATTTTCTGAGCGCTGGGCTAAATTGGGATTGCCCTTCAAACTGAATGAGTACCGCGCTTGTTGGAAGATGGCGGGACAACCGCTGGCGCAACGGCTTCGGGATAAAGGCCACAACTGGCGCGACCTTGGTCAACTTGTTCCCGACGCCTTGGCGTTAAGCATAATGGGCTACGCGTTTATATGCCCTGATATGATAGGAGGCGGCGAGTATAGCTACTTCTATAACAACCCCGACAAACCACTCGATCAGGAACTGATCGTTCGTTCCGCTCAATGTTCTGCATTGATGCCGATGATGCAATTCTCCGTCGCGCCGTGGCGCGTGTTAAACGAAGAAAACATGGCCATCTGTCGCGACATGGCTTTGCTGCATGAGAAGATGGGGCCGGAAATTCTCGCCATCGCCAAAGCATCCGCTGAGTCGGGCGAACCCATGGTGCGCCACATGGAATATCAGTATCCCCATCAAGGCTATGCGGAGATTAAGGACCAATTTCTTCTTGGAGAAAACCTACTCATTGCGCCCGTTCTTGAGAAAGGCGCCCGGACGCGAACCATCGTTTTCCCTGAAGGCAAGTGGCAAGGAGACGACGGAATGGTCGTGCAAGGGCCTAGTACAACAACCGTTGATGCGCCGCTCACGCGGCTGCCCTGGTTTAGAAAAATCAACTAATCATTCGAGCCGGTTTTCTTAAGATATTTGAGTGTATCATTGTGGATTTTGGTTACACTTTTTCCATCGAAAAAAGCAATATATAGCGGTCATCGTTGTGGCGGACTCCAATCATGTTTATCTGGCCGAATGTCGTGAGTAATGATGTAGACAGATGAAGATATTTTTTATCAAATTTCTCCGACCCTTCATCTCCATTGTTGTATACATGAATTTCAACCCGAAACGTTTCGTCTTCAGCGACGCCCGACTTACATTGCACCTCCACAGCGTAATTATCCCCAAGAATTGTACGAAAGAAGCCGGGTATCGAACTCTCTGCGGCGAGCATTGCTTCCGTTTCAACTTGGTACACTTCGGTTTTTTGCAATGAGCGAATTATCGAATCGAGTTTTGTTTTTGGAAAAATTTGGCTTAATTCACTGTTTAAATTTTCGATACTTTCTTTCATAAAATGATGTTCTTTAATTTTTGAGTCAGAATCAGTATTTTTTGAGGTTCTCACATATTCCGTAATTCGTTCTGCTTCTTGCCGCGTTCTCGCGAACCCATGTACTTCAAATTTTGTGATCTTGTCTTCGCGGTCTGTTTCAACCTCACGGAATAATAAATTTTCAAAATTTTCTCTATGATTGATTAGCCAGCGAGGGTATTTGTTTCTTGTTCGGCCTTCGTCCCAACATTTACCCCAGATCGAAAATTCAAAGGGATAGTTCTTTAATTTTGGATGGATATCACGCTCAACAAACGCCAGGCGATATAGAACAGGCGCGTCTTCTTTGATTGGGTTTTGAAGTTTCGATAAGAAGTTTTGGATCTGTTTGTGTTCAGCGTCAGTCGCTAAAACAACAATGAAATTGTTTTCAACGTCATATTGCACGGGTGAGGTGGGCGAGGGCTGCTCGCTGGTCGTCTCTTTTGTGATTGATGCGCTAGCAATTAATTCATCGTTGATCGCAGAATCGGGATAGCGAATGGTATGATTGAATGAAATGAATTGAGAAAGAATTTCGACATAACCGGGTTGAAATGTTGAAGGCGCTGTATAGATTCGGATCAGTAATTCTTCGGGAACGGAGTCTTCTGGTTTACTGTCTTGCGCAACAGCGTCATTGAATGAAACAATCGGCGCATCATTCATCGTAAAAACGACGAAACACAAAAGAAGAACAACGGCAGCGAGAAGCGTCTTCATCAATATTTCCAGACGACTTGAATATCATCTTCTAAATAGCCATGAATCATAAAACTGCTTTTCTCTGGCTGATCTGACGATTGATTCGAGATTAAGGTTGGGTGTTCTATTTTGGGAAACAAAGCAACGAGGCCGGGGTCATCGACGATATGTTGCCCCGGCATCAAGACCGGGCCAGCATATAAGCCTGTCTCTTGTGAGTTTTTATTTAGCATCAAAGAATAACTTGTTCCGATCCCAACGAAGACAATGACGGCTCCCAACAAAAAAACATTCAATGGTTTGCCAGCGATGCGCCCCCAAAAAGTTCGGCGCGACCAGGATTGTTCGAACAGTCTGCGAAATTGGTTCACTTCGTCAGAAGAGACGCTTTCATCCAAGGCGGAATCAAACCGTTTCTTCATCTCAAGATTGATTTGATTTTGTATGTCTTTCATTGCGATTCCCCAGTAGCTAAACAGAAAATTGTTCGCGTAATGACTCCGTGACGCGAAAGACGCGTGTGCGCGCGGTTTTTACCTGGCAATTCATAATTTCTGCAATTTCCTGATATTTCATATCTTCAAGGTAACGTAGAGAAAAAGCCGTCCGAAAGGCTTCGGGCATGTCTTGGATATGTTGAATGATTTTTTCAAGCCATTCATTTTGCTCGGCATAATGGATCGGGATGAGTTGGGCGGGGTATAACAATTGGGTTAACAGGTTTACATCCAAATTTTTCTGTCTTTGTGATCGGCGAATATGGTCGACGCACAGATTATAACAAATTGAAGCCGACCATGATTTAAATGAACTGCCTTCTTGATATCTGTTCAAATTCTGAAAAATTTTAAGCCATACTTCCTGGCTTATTTCTTCTGATGTGGTTTTGCACAATGTCGTTCGATAGGCAAGGCGGTATAGAAACAACGCATATCGAACAAACAGCTCTTTTCCGGCTGCGGCGTTATTTGTCTTACACAGTATTACGAGTTGATCGTCAGTCAGATTGTTCACATTTCACCCTGTAATCGCATCTTCCTATCTATAACGATTCAAGCAAAAAAACGTTCCTAAAAACAATAGGTTATAGGAATTTCACATATTTGGGAACGTTTTTCTCTCACCAGCGTTTAAGGTAAAGAAATCAAATAGCTGGATTGCGATCTAAATGAATTTTAAATTGTGTAACCAATTTTCCGCTTATTTTATTGTTATCTGTTTGTTTGCCGGGTGTTCTACACAACATCACCGTGAATCAGTAGACCGCGCTGCTTACGAAGCAATACAAGAGTATCAACGAGCCAATCTGGGTGAATCGGAACCGTTTACGGTTGAAAAACCGTCAATCGAATTGCGGCAACGAATCATGCAATCCCAACCGATTCAATTTTCTCACCCGGCGTCAATCAACGTGAATCATCTAGAACCGATTGAACACTGGCCCAGCGATGGATATATAACCCCGGCAACGGTTTCTGAAATCTTAACCGCAGCAACTTCACCCATTTCACTCAACTTAGTTGACGCGCTACAGATTGCTGCGAAAAATAGCCGTGAATACCAAGGCCAAAAAGAGCAAGTGTTTCAAGAAGCGCTCAATCTTGATCTGCAAGAAGAACAATTTCGCGCCAGTTTTTTTAATGGCATTGACGCGCAGTATGAGAACGACCGGACAGATACTGATTCGCCCGATGGAATTGTGACCGAAAATTTTGGCGCGGGTTTCAATCCATCAATTAGCAAGACGTTCTTATCCGGCGCGCAACTCTCCGCCCAATTGGGTTGGGACCTGGCGATGCTTCTCAGCCCGGGCAGCGTCTCATCAAAATCGTTATTCGGCGACGCTTCGATTACGGTCCCGTTGCTTCGCGGCGCTGGCCGCCATATTGTTGCAGAGCCTTTGACCCAAGCGCAACGGAATATGGTGTATGCCATTTATGAATTCGAACGCTTCAAGCGGTCATTTGCGGTTTCGATTGCGGACGAATATTTATCCGTTCTTCAACGCATCGACGAAGTAAAAAATGCTGAGCAAAATTATAAAAGTTTAATTACGTCCGCGCGCCGCGCGCAAATGAATTTACGGACAGGAAAAATATCACCTGTTGAAGTCGATCAGGCCTATCAGAACGAATTGTCTGCGCGAAACCGCTGGGTCAGTTCACGCCAAGCGTATGCAAACGCAATCGACT from the Candidatus Hinthialibacter antarcticus genome contains:
- a CDS encoding NifB/NifX family molybdenum-iron cluster-binding protein; protein product: MKIAVPVINEKLAAHFGHCEHFALLEVDSSAGQVTSKTLVTPPPHEPGVLPLWLHQQGADVIICGGMGIKAKQLFDQYSIRVVIGAPEELPEALAKQFLEGSLQTGENLCTH
- a CDS encoding ATP-binding protein produces the protein MMKQISIISGKGGAGKTSLTACLASLAQNAMVADCDVDASDLHLVLNPQVIERGAFRCGKKAYISKDKCIDCRVCFDLCAFEAVQPVETMAGTVYQVDSLACEGCGVCVRYCPVGAIELREEENGEWFRSHSRLGPMTHATLQVAKENSGKLSTLVRRHAFEWGQSLGCDWILIDGPPGIGCPVIAAISGVDLVLIVTEPTLSGFHDMERVVELSHHFDIPAVICVNKYDINRDITHSITMRGIELGTPVVGRIPYDSSFVEAQINQMSLTEFSNGPSAIAIRELWRTIKQRLTLSSEVSKKGAN
- a CDS encoding ATP-binding protein, which codes for MKVAIASGKGGVGKTTVAANLAYIASRYSSAPVCLLDCDVEEPNCHIFVKPILDQKLPVYVNCPSYDPSLCTQCGQCADICQFQAIVYVGKNILVFPDLCHGCGGCWRGCPEKAITKGQRTVGDIERGWADGFAFVQGKLNIGEPSAVPVIRTVKSYADDNSFVIVDCPPGCSCPTIEAVRDCDFVILVCEPTPFGVHDLHLIVELLRLLEVPFGVVINRDGIGDSCAHDYCAREAIPIIASVPDDRIAAEACSRGELIVKSVPSVQKPMVEIYFSVASSLVGSESRP
- a CDS encoding DUF5320 domain-containing protein; protein product: MPGKDRSGPSGMGPATGRGFGLCTGTVSNVSTGRGGVPFRVGRSVGRRRGSRASNSFGRGRRQGNFSLDVAAFDRNQDLAALKEQAEQVQLLLDNINQRIEKLEAPPSNEPSSLEP
- a CDS encoding ARMT1-like domain-containing protein is translated as MKTYFDCIPCFLKQALATARFVSSDERIHEGMLRNMLREVSEMDLTMPPPIMGQRIHRLIRELTTQSDPYYERKQYFNQFALRLLPRLKRYVDDAADPLECAVRLAIAGNIIDFGAAATVEDESVHASIEKSLSADISNAAIELFKQAINEAKTILFLGDNAGEIVFDQLLLSQMPLDKVVYVVKGKPIINDATMEDALETGLTQMVRVVGNGSDAPGCILDDCSPIFRERFASADLIIAKGQANYETLSHIRKPIFFLLQAKCPVIARDIGCKTGDFILTGNYDAPVATNRA
- a CDS encoding NifB/NifX family molybdenum-iron cluster-binding protein; the protein is MKIAIASQGMDIFSRVNSRLGRSAYFIIFDSDSEEFNALENDENNEMDHGAGIGTVKMLATHGVKVVIAGNIGPKALTTLSAANIKGYLSSEESVVQALKQFKAGKLKEKSAEDQDGVGARANENVL
- a CDS encoding DUF169 domain-containing protein, with the protein product MPQTHLQLFDLLKKQFGGEWIGVKINPSDDSKTLHTQKNLRVCEAIWNAKNESFILPVSQVSCMGGRRSLGDPNVDENALIEHIAEETGMTRISVRSILEITPRLDRVYALEMGAVSQPDVVMSYCSPRTAMKLVRLWQRMFQNELSVQISTFLATCGNVLSKSYQRNTICLSMGCPTSREMGFIQNDEIVVGIPARLINPLCLEERCDPSSNRGEPSPHFLPVQFTTPVSERKPHIPMENHYENCNRFTRHGYL
- a CDS encoding NifB/NifX family molybdenum-iron cluster-binding protein; this encodes MKIALPVLFSRIAPVFDTANRLLVIELIDGKEHGRKEHDLEGCIGINRAARIDEFKVDQLICGAISRPLEKMLQLREIEVTEHICGLIDEVVEAYLSNQLMQEQFLMPGCAKQRSFETDNKPCLHKQG
- a CDS encoding sigma 54-interacting transcriptional regulator; protein product: MFEQPENSATDIILDSIADGVFTVDRNWNVTSFNRAAEKIIGISRQDAVGKPCCEVFRSSICESHCALKHTLKTGAPIINRTIYIIDLKGNQIPISISTALLKNSRGAVVGGVETFRDLSQVEELRKKLYEKYSFEDIVGHSAGMKRIFDVLPQVAASDATSVLIGESGTGKELFARAIHHLSSRNNKAFIAINCGALPDTLLESELFGYKAGAFTDAKRDKPGRFALADHGTIFLDEIGDVSPAMQVRLLRFLQEKTFEPLGATKSQTVDVRVIAASNKDLHQLVRRGKFREDLFYRVNVIRIEIPPLRERREDIPLLVQHFISSFNRVHEKAISHVSDRVMAALMTYPFPGNIRELENIIEHAFVLCRGPLIEATHLPPYLTDSNKAYEWNDQKSLSLQKLETIHITNTLNQYHGNRTAAAKALGIHPTTLFRKIKSLGILLPETDGRQHINTSKMQ
- a CDS encoding glycoside hydrolase family 31 protein, whose amino-acid sequence is MKTFCWLVIVASLNLFGLITIADELEIKLFDGEKFWGGCVTDGRAMPYGESKFDRDLYGDTQGNQAQPLLISNKGRYVWCEEPFEFEFDNNRLTVKSIAGKIESGKSGDTLRDAFLHVSKTYFPSTGELPDELLFIKPQYNTWIELIYDQREGRIRKYANDIIDNGFPAGVLMIDDNWQEDYGVWDFHPGRFQDPKGMMEHLHGLGFKVMLWICPYFSPDSETFRLLNRKRYFLLDERTGAYLCRWWNGYSASLDLTNPEAVEYFQSRLKYLVDEYGADGFKLDAGDARAYTDPNIIANETINPNEFSERWAKLGLPFKLNEYRACWKMAGQPLAQRLRDKGHNWRDLGQLVPDALALSIMGYAFICPDMIGGGEYSYFYNNPDKPLDQELIVRSAQCSALMPMMQFSVAPWRVLNEENMAICRDMALLHEKMGPEILAIAKASAESGEPMVRHMEYQYPHQGYAEIKDQFLLGENLLIAPVLEKGARTRTIVFPEGKWQGDDGMVVQGPSTTTVDAPLTRLPWFRKIN
- a CDS encoding RNA polymerase sigma factor is translated as MNNLTDDQLVILCKTNNAAAGKELFVRYALFLYRLAYRTTLCKTTSEEISQEVWLKIFQNLNRYQEGSSFKSWSASICYNLCVDHIRRSQRQKNLDVNLLTQLLYPAQLIPIHYAEQNEWLEKIIQHIQDMPEAFRTAFSLRYLEDMKYQEIAEIMNCQVKTARTRVFRVTESLREQFSV